A single Brassica rapa cultivar Chiifu-401-42 chromosome A04, CAAS_Brap_v3.01, whole genome shotgun sequence DNA region contains:
- the LOC103864964 gene encoding tropinone reductase isoform X2 encodes MTETGEKSRDISRWSLRGMTALVTGGSKGLGEAVVEELSMLGARVHTCARDETQLQESLLEWQAKGFQVTTSVCDVSSRVQREKLMETVSTLFQGKLNILVNNAGTCITKPTTEFSAEDFSFLMATNLESAFHLSQLAHPFLKASGSGSIVFMSSAAGVVHINVGSIYGATKGAMNQLARNLACEWASDSIRINSVCPWFIATPLANKSIKKKWRRRHQWDVLERQMKYHRLLRFSVFRQLRI; translated from the exons ATGACCGAGACAGGAGAAAAATCGAGAGACATATCTAGATGGAGCCTTAGAGGCATGACTGCTCTTGTCACCGGTGGCTCCAAAGGCCTCGG GGAGGCTGTGGTGGAAGAACTATCAATGTTGGGAGCAAGAGTCCACACATGTGCCAGAGACGAAACTCAGCTTCAAGAAAGCTTACTTGAATGGCAAGCAAAAGGGTTTCAGGTTACCACTTCTGTTTGCGATGTTTCTTCTCGTGTCCAACGAGAGAAACTCATGGAAACCGTTTCCACTCTCTTCCAAGGAAAACTCAACATCCTT GTAAACAATGCGGGAACGTGTATAACAAAGCCGACCACAGAGTTTAGTGCAGAAGACTTCTCGTTTCTGATGGCCACAAATCTCGAATCAGCTTTTCATCTCTCACAGCTCGCCCATCCTTTTTTGAAAGCTTCTGGTTCAGGGAGCATCGTGTTTATGTCTTCCGCTGCTGGGGTTGTGCATATCAATGTTGGATCCATCTACGGAGCTACCAAAG GAGCCATGAATCAGCTGGCGAGAAACTTAGCATGTGAGTGGGCAAGTGACAGCATAAGGATTAACTCTGTGTGTCCATGGTTCATAGCGACTCCTTTAGCAAACAAA AGCATAAAAAAGAAGTGGAGAAGAAGACACCAATGGGACGTGTTGGAGAGGCAAATGAAGTATCATCGCTTGTTGCGTTTCTCTGTTTTCCGGCAGCTTCGTATATAA
- the LOC103864964 gene encoding tropinone reductase isoform X1, translating to MTETGEKSRDISRWSLRGMTALVTGGSKGLGEAVVEELSMLGARVHTCARDETQLQESLLEWQAKGFQVTTSVCDVSSRVQREKLMETVSTLFQGKLNILVNNAGTCITKPTTEFSAEDFSFLMATNLESAFHLSQLAHPFLKASGSGSIVFMSSAAGVVHINVGSIYGATKGAMNQLARNLACEWASDSIRINSVCPWFIATPLANKYIDHEEHKKEVEKKTPMGRVGEANEVSSLVAFLCFPAASYITGQVICVDGGATINGLSFKSLP from the exons ATGACCGAGACAGGAGAAAAATCGAGAGACATATCTAGATGGAGCCTTAGAGGCATGACTGCTCTTGTCACCGGTGGCTCCAAAGGCCTCGG GGAGGCTGTGGTGGAAGAACTATCAATGTTGGGAGCAAGAGTCCACACATGTGCCAGAGACGAAACTCAGCTTCAAGAAAGCTTACTTGAATGGCAAGCAAAAGGGTTTCAGGTTACCACTTCTGTTTGCGATGTTTCTTCTCGTGTCCAACGAGAGAAACTCATGGAAACCGTTTCCACTCTCTTCCAAGGAAAACTCAACATCCTT GTAAACAATGCGGGAACGTGTATAACAAAGCCGACCACAGAGTTTAGTGCAGAAGACTTCTCGTTTCTGATGGCCACAAATCTCGAATCAGCTTTTCATCTCTCACAGCTCGCCCATCCTTTTTTGAAAGCTTCTGGTTCAGGGAGCATCGTGTTTATGTCTTCCGCTGCTGGGGTTGTGCATATCAATGTTGGATCCATCTACGGAGCTACCAAAG GAGCCATGAATCAGCTGGCGAGAAACTTAGCATGTGAGTGGGCAAGTGACAGCATAAGGATTAACTCTGTGTGTCCATGGTTCATAGCGACTCCTTTAGCAAACAAA TATATCGATCATGAAGAGCATAAAAAAGAAGTGGAGAAGAAGACACCAATGGGACGTGTTGGAGAGGCAAATGAAGTATCATCGCTTGTTGCGTTTCTCTGTTTTCCGGCAGCTTCGTATATAACCGGTCAGGTTATCTGCGTTGACGGAGGTGCCACTATCAACGGTTTATCTTTCAAGTCTTTGCCTTAA
- the LOC103864965 gene encoding methylsterol monooxygenase 2-1, which translates to MDSLVESGWQYLVSNFSDFQLACIGSFIVHETVFFLSGLPYIFLERTGLLSTYKIQTKHNTPEAQGKCIAWLLFYHSCVNFPLMMFSYRVFKFMGMRSSFPLPSWKVVSAQILFFFIIEDFVFYWGHRILHTKWLYKNVHSVHHEYATPFGLTSEYAHPAEILFLGFATFIGPALTGPHLITLWLWLVLRVIETVEAHCGYHFPWSPSNFLPLYGGADFHDYHHRLLYTKSGNYSSTFVYMDWIFGTDKGYRKLKALKET; encoded by the exons ATGGATTCCCTCGTCGAATCCGGTTGGCAG TACCTTGTTTCTAACTTCAGCGACTTTCAACTAGCGTGCATTGGGAGTTTCATCGTCCACGAAACTGTCTTCTTCTTGTCTGGTCTCCCTTACATCTTCCTTGAAAGAACGGGTTTGCTTAGCACTTACAAAATTCAG ACAAAACACAACACCCCTGAAGCGCAAGGAAAGTGCATAGCGTGGCTATTGTTTTACCATTCATGTGTAAACTTTCCCCTCATGATGTTCTCTTACCGTGTCTTCAAATTCATGGGCATGCGGAGCAGTTTTCCTCTGCCCTCCTG GAAAGTGGTGTCTGCCCAGATCTTATTCTTCTTCATCATTGAGGATTTTGTATTCTATTGGGGTCATAGGATCTTGCATACAAAATGGCTGTACAAGAACGTGCACAGTGTGCACCATGA ATACGCCACACCGTTTGGTTTGACGTCAGAATATGCTCACCCCGCTGAGATTCTCTTCCTGGGGTTTGCTACCTTTATTGGTCCGGCTCTCACCGGGCCTCACCTAATCACCCTTTGGTTGTGGTTGGTGCTTAGAGTCATTGAGACAGTCGAAGCTCATTGCGGTTATCATTTCCCATGGAGTCCCTCTAATTTTCTTCCTCTGTATGGCGG TGCTGACTTCCATGACTACCATCATCGTTTACTTTACACAAAGTCTGGGAACTACTCATCAACTTTTGTCTACATGGATTG GATCTTTGGTACCGACAAGGGTTACAGAAAACTGAAGGCCCTAAAAGAAACCTGA
- the LOC103864967 gene encoding metal tolerance protein B: MTFKISEEDNIPFASPSDSQLMELEHIRISKPEDDYEETEEAVPLSCAFTRQEHCVSESREREESIQRLTSLICIYLIVMLVQIVGGYKANSLAVMTDAAHLLSDVAGLCVSLLAIKISSWEANPRNSFGFKRLEVLAAFLSVQLIWLVSGVIIYEAIQRLLTRSREVNGEIMFGISAFGFFMNLVMVIWLGHNHNHHHHHHHHHHHHSHKEEEEEEMDPLKGGMEEKSSSKEMNINIQGAYLHAMADMIQSLGVMIGGGIIWVKPKWVLVDLICTLVFSAFALAATFPMLKNIFGILMERAPRDLDIEKLERGLMRINGVKVVHDLHVWEITVGRIVLSCHVLPEPGASSLEIINDVRNFCRKTCGIHHVTVQVE, from the exons ATGACATTCAAGATTTCAGAAGAAGACAATATCCCCTTCGCCTCTCCGTCTGATTCTCAG CTTATGGAATTGGAACACATCCGTATCTCGAAACCCGAAGATGActatgaagaaacagaggaagccGTTCCTCTGTCTTGCGCGTTTACGAGGCAAGAGCATTGCGTTTCCGAGTCGAGAGAACGCGAAGAATCGATCCAAAGACTAACCAGCCTCATATGTATATATCTGATCGTTATGTTGGTACAGATCGTTGGAGGCTATAAGGCCAATAGCCTCGCGGTGATGACGGACGCTGCGCATCTGCTGTCCGACGTGGCGGGTCTATGTGTTTCTTTATTGGCGATCAAGATCTCGAGCTGGGAAGCGAATCCTAGAAACTCGTTTGGGTTCAAACGTCTTGAGGTCTTAGCAGCGTTCTTGTCTGTTCAGCTCATATGGCTTGTCTCTGGAGTTATAATATACGAAGCCATTCAAAGACTTCTTACCAGAAGCAGAGAGGTTAATGGTGAAATCATGTTTGGGATCTCTGCTTTCGGGTTTTTCATGAACTTGGTTATGGTCATTTGGTTAGGACATAACCAtaatcaccaccaccaccaccatcatcatcatcatcatcattctcacaaggaggaggaagaggaggagatgGATCCTTTGAAGGGTGGTATGGAGGAGAAATCGTCGTCGAAGGAGATGAACATTAACATACAAGGAGCATATCTACACGCGATGGCGGATATGATTCAGTCACTTGGCGTTATGATAGGTGGAGGCATAATTTGGGTGAAGCCCAAATGGGTTTTGGTTGATTTGATATGCACTCTTGTTTTCTCTGCCTTTGCTCTTGCTGCAACTTTTCCAATGCTCAAGAACATATTTGGTATACTAATGGAGCGTGCACCGCGAGATTTAGACATAGAGAAGCTCGAGAGAGGGCTCATGCGTATTAATGGAGTTAAAGTTGTTCATGATCTTCATGTTTGGGAGATAACAGTTGGGAGAATTGTATTGTCCTGCCATGTCTTGCCCGAACCGGGAGCTAGTTCTTTAGAGATCATTAATGATGTAAGAAATTTCTGTAGGAAAACTTGTGGGATTCATCATGTAACAGTTCAGGTTGAATAA
- the LOC103864966 gene encoding glutathione S-transferase U7, with protein sequence MVERSEEVKLLGMWASPFSRRVEIALTLKGVPYEFSEQDITNKSPLLLQSNPVHKMIPVLLHNGKPISESLVILEYIDDTWQNNPILPQDPYDRAIARFWARFLDEQVYVTAMKVVGKVGEEKDAAVEATRDLLKLLEKELVGKDFLGGESLGFVDIVATLVAFWLMRTEEVVGVKVVPVEMFPEIHRWVKNLLDVDVIKKCIPPEDEHLDYIRARMESLKLKSV encoded by the exons ATGGTGGAGAGGTCAGAGGAAGTGAAGCTACTCGGGATGTGGGCAAGTCCTTTCAGCCGTCGGGTTGAAATAGCTCTCACCCTCAAAGGTGTACCATACGAGTTCTCCGAGCAAGATATCACCAACAAGAGCCCTTTGCTACTCCAATCAAACCCGGTTCACAAGATGATTCCGGTTCTTCTCCATAACGGTAAACCAATCTCAGAATCACTCGTGATCCTTGAGTACATCGATGATACATGGCAAAACAATCCCATCCTGCCTCAAGATCCGTACGACAGAGCTATAGCTCGGTTTTGGGCCAGATTCCTCGATGAACAG GTCTATGTGACGGCGATGAAAGTGGTGGGGAAGGTCGGAGAGGAAAAAGACGCGGCGGTGGAAGCGACTAGAGATTTATTGAAGTTGTTGGAGAAAGAGCTTGTGGGTAAAGACTTTCTCGGTGGGGAAAGCTTGGGGTTCGTGGACATAGTTGCAACTTTGGTGGCGTTTTGGCTGATGAGAACCGAAGAGGTCGTTGGAGTCAAGGTTGTTCCGGTGGAGATGTTCCCAGAGATTCACAGATGGGTGAAGAATCTTTTGGACGTTGATGTCATCAAGAAATGTATCCCTCCTGAAGATGAACATCTCGATTACATAAGAGCTCGCATGGAGAGTCTCAAGCTCAAATCGGTTTGA
- the LOC103864968 gene encoding uncharacterized protein LOC103864968, translating to MPQGMSEYFSGNWTFVFWLTDDYPVPDGVEINSIYNTIHAALYQMGFDKVQPIRKYCDNDKQYDVPPAKQMVREMLALAGSMCDDPVTLVVIAKQSTNPDMNRVLHCLNSRNNPVLVVEPPDDDTARDSVFRSVDSFVECTHVVGGGKTTRPQSCCYDIDSDSDSDADPDPDPDPEEDAYRWTKRMIISWNAKILMSSSDCGSC from the exons ATGCCCCAAGGCATGAGCGAATATTTCTCCG GCAATTGGACATTCGTCTTCTGGCTCACGGATGACTACCCAGTCCCTGATGGTGTCGAGATTAATTCTATCTATAATACTATCCACGCAGCTCTTTATCAAATGGGTTTTGATAAGGTGCAGCCAATCCGGAAGTATTGTGACAACGACAAAC AGTATGATGTTCCGCCTGCTAAACAAATGGTTAGGGAAATGCTTGCTCTAGCAGGATCGATGTGTGATGACCCAGTAACTTTAGTGGTCATCGCAAAACAAAGCACAAACCCTGACATGAACAGGGTTCTTCACTGTTTGAACTCCAGAAACAACCCTGTTCTCGTGGTCGAGCCGCCTGATGATGACACCGCGCGAGATAGTGTATTTCGTTCTGTCGACTCGTTTGTTGAGTGTACACATGTTGTAGGTGGAGGAAAGACTACAAGGCCACAAAGTTGTTGTTATGATATTGATTCTGATTCTGATTCTGATGCTGATCCTGATCCTGATCCTGATCCTGAGGAGGATGCTTATCGGTGGACGAAAAGAATGATTATAAGCTGGAACGCTAAAATATTAATGTCCTCCAGTGATTGTGGTTCCTGTTAA